One part of the Paenibacillus silvisoli genome encodes these proteins:
- a CDS encoding carbohydrate ABC transporter permease, with protein MNTIKLDFSKLLLHLLLIAVSAIMIAPFLWMVFSGLKDLSQIFQVPPSLFPHPWYWENIHRSLTAMPFDKAYINSAYISVSIVVGQLLTCSMAAFAFAKINFPFRNLLFILFLSMLMVPEQVTIVPLYIILKNFGWLDTHLSLIIPDSLFSAFGVFLLRQFFMGIPRDLSESAYVDGANMWTIYWRIMIPLVKPALAALSIIAFLGTWNNFFRPVIFLSTTDKYTVPLMLSTFKGLYVTDWTLMMSGSTIAVLPVLLVYLLLQRYIIEGIAMTGIKG; from the coding sequence ATGAATACGATTAAGCTCGATTTCTCCAAACTCCTTCTCCACCTTCTGCTGATCGCCGTCTCGGCCATCATGATCGCGCCGTTCTTATGGATGGTATTTAGCGGACTGAAGGATTTATCGCAAATCTTTCAGGTCCCGCCTTCCCTGTTCCCGCATCCGTGGTACTGGGAGAATATCCATCGTTCGTTAACGGCGATGCCATTCGACAAAGCCTACATCAACAGCGCGTACATATCGGTGTCGATCGTCGTCGGCCAGCTGCTCACCTGCTCCATGGCCGCGTTTGCTTTTGCCAAAATCAACTTCCCGTTTCGCAACCTGCTGTTCATCCTCTTCCTTTCCATGCTGATGGTGCCTGAGCAGGTAACGATCGTGCCGCTTTACATCATTCTGAAAAACTTCGGCTGGCTGGATACGCATCTGTCGCTAATCATTCCCGATTCGTTATTCAGCGCGTTCGGCGTATTTCTGCTGCGTCAGTTTTTCATGGGCATTCCGCGCGACCTGTCGGAATCCGCCTACGTGGACGGAGCCAATATGTGGACCATTTATTGGCGCATTATGATTCCGCTCGTCAAGCCGGCGTTGGCGGCGCTTTCCATCATCGCGTTTCTCGGCACGTGGAACAATTTCTTCCGGCCGGTTATTTTCCTTAGCACAACGGACAAATATACCGTTCCGCTCATGCTGAGCACGTTCAAAGGCTTGTATGTCACCGACTGGACGCTGATGATGTCGGGTTCCACGATCGCGGTGCTGCCTGTCCTGCTCGTGTACCTGCTGCTGCAACGGTATATCATTGAAGGTATCGCGATGACGGGAATTAAGGGTTAA
- a CDS encoding mandelate racemase/muconate lactonizing enzyme family protein: protein MTSKPSTYEESLAHVNTHARPSELRITDIRFTDIVGGPFHSSLIKVYTNQGLVGFGEVRDGADKVYAEMLKARLLGENPCNIDKLFRRIKQFGGHARQGGGVSGIEIALWDLAGKAYGVPIYQMLGGKFRDKIRMYCDTDVSGKNTGTAMGVALKKRMDDGFTFLKMDLGIGQLLDQPGTLSAPLGFLDEMAEKSKRRYGQQASGLTEEQLRDNRNRHYDMYNIAHPFTGIHVTEKGLDVLEQYVADVRAVIGYEVPLAIDHFGHIGLEDCIKLGRRIEKFNLAWMEDMLPWQYTDQYAKLARAVTTPICTGEDIYLKENFKPLLEAGGVSVIHPDVLTTGGILETKKIGDMAQEYGVAMAIHMAESPIACLAAAHVAAATENFLALEYHSCEVDWWDDIIIASKLPKKLVQNGFITLTDAPGLGIDDLNDDVLREHLHPDIPGLWESTDHWNKYHSHDRLWS from the coding sequence TTGACGAGTAAACCGTCTACCTATGAAGAGTCGCTAGCTCACGTAAATACGCATGCCAGGCCATCGGAGCTCCGCATTACCGATATCCGCTTTACCGATATCGTCGGCGGACCGTTTCACAGCAGTCTGATTAAAGTGTATACCAATCAAGGTTTAGTAGGCTTCGGGGAAGTGCGCGACGGCGCGGACAAGGTCTATGCCGAGATGCTGAAAGCCAGGCTGCTGGGCGAGAATCCGTGCAACATTGACAAGCTGTTCCGCCGGATCAAGCAATTCGGCGGCCATGCCCGTCAAGGCGGCGGCGTAAGCGGCATAGAGATCGCGCTGTGGGATCTGGCCGGCAAAGCGTACGGCGTGCCGATCTATCAGATGTTGGGCGGCAAATTCCGCGATAAAATCCGGATGTATTGCGATACGGACGTCAGCGGCAAAAACACGGGCACCGCGATGGGCGTCGCGTTAAAGAAACGCATGGACGACGGCTTTACGTTTCTGAAGATGGATCTGGGCATCGGGCAGCTCCTCGATCAGCCCGGAACGCTGAGCGCCCCTCTCGGCTTTCTCGACGAAATGGCGGAGAAGTCGAAACGGCGCTACGGCCAGCAAGCCTCCGGACTGACCGAGGAGCAGCTTCGCGACAACCGGAACCGCCATTACGATATGTACAATATCGCGCATCCGTTCACTGGTATTCACGTCACCGAGAAAGGGCTCGACGTACTCGAGCAATACGTGGCGGACGTGCGGGCGGTCATCGGCTATGAAGTGCCGCTTGCGATCGACCATTTCGGCCATATCGGCTTGGAGGATTGCATCAAGCTCGGCCGCCGGATCGAGAAGTTCAATCTAGCTTGGATGGAAGATATGCTTCCTTGGCAGTACACGGATCAGTATGCGAAGCTGGCGCGCGCGGTTACGACGCCGATCTGCACCGGCGAGGATATTTATTTGAAGGAAAATTTCAAACCGCTGCTGGAAGCCGGCGGCGTATCCGTCATCCATCCCGACGTGCTGACGACCGGCGGTATTCTGGAAACGAAGAAGATCGGCGATATGGCGCAGGAATACGGGGTCGCCATGGCGATCCATATGGCGGAAAGCCCGATCGCCTGTCTGGCCGCCGCCCATGTTGCCGCAGCCACCGAAAACTTCCTCGCGCTGGAGTACCATTCCTGCGAAGTCGACTGGTGGGATGATATCATCATCGCCAGCAAGCTGCCGAAGAAGCTGGTGCAGAACGGGTTCATCACCTTAACGGATGCGCCGGGGCTCGGCATCGACGATCTGAACGACGACGTGCTTCGCGAGCATCTTCATCCCGATATTCCCGGCTTGTGGGAGTCGACGGATCATTGGAATAAGTACCACTCCCATGATCGGCTCTGGAGCTAA
- a CDS encoding ABC transporter substrate-binding protein, which yields MKKTWKLAAGSIAILSVTLAGCSNSGGSNGEVITLKWSTWGNPGELKRFYELTDQYNKDHPNVKVELVAVPNDGYEEKIITQLQGGTAPDAFYAGDQTVVKLIANGTIAELTPLLDQPSSPIKASDFADGLWGGAKKGDQIFGVTVDCNPLVMYYNKKVLADAGITEDPQQLYEAGEWNWKKLSELTAKIKAAGKYGLVLEDWSAPIYSWVTTNGGKVYDQDLGGQFIGDKDPKTLEAFEYLAENVKNENFVFSGSLPKGQGPDAMFMSNQVGFGIAGRWWVPQYNANTALQYDIVPLPTNTGNKMEPAGIPTAYMVMNKKTAHPEETYAFLSYFVSKEGQQFRLKGGNAVPSVSGVDDLVVDKNAQPAHAQYFLDAREIGYALWPSESGVPGASDVVKDNYDLLLLGKQDAKTALSKMAEGVNKKIAEANGK from the coding sequence ATGAAGAAGACATGGAAGCTGGCTGCCGGATCGATCGCGATTCTATCGGTGACTCTGGCCGGGTGCAGCAACTCCGGCGGATCCAACGGAGAAGTCATTACGCTGAAATGGAGCACTTGGGGCAACCCCGGGGAATTGAAGCGCTTCTACGAATTGACGGATCAGTATAACAAGGATCACCCGAACGTGAAAGTGGAGCTCGTGGCCGTGCCGAACGACGGCTACGAAGAAAAAATCATTACGCAGCTTCAAGGCGGAACGGCGCCCGACGCGTTCTACGCCGGCGACCAAACGGTCGTCAAGCTGATCGCGAACGGCACGATCGCAGAGCTGACGCCTCTGCTGGATCAACCGAGCAGCCCGATCAAAGCTTCCGACTTTGCCGATGGTTTGTGGGGCGGCGCGAAGAAAGGCGATCAAATCTTCGGCGTAACCGTCGACTGCAACCCTCTCGTCATGTATTACAATAAGAAGGTATTGGCCGATGCCGGCATTACCGAAGATCCACAGCAGCTGTATGAAGCCGGCGAGTGGAATTGGAAGAAGCTCTCGGAGCTGACTGCGAAGATTAAAGCGGCCGGGAAATACGGCCTTGTGCTTGAAGATTGGTCTGCCCCTATCTATTCCTGGGTAACGACGAACGGCGGCAAAGTGTACGATCAGGACCTTGGCGGCCAATTTATCGGCGATAAGGATCCAAAGACGCTTGAAGCGTTCGAATATTTGGCCGAAAACGTGAAGAACGAAAACTTCGTCTTCTCCGGCTCCCTGCCGAAAGGCCAAGGTCCGGATGCGATGTTCATGTCCAACCAAGTTGGCTTCGGCATCGCCGGCCGCTGGTGGGTACCGCAGTACAACGCCAATACCGCGCTGCAATACGACATCGTTCCGCTGCCTACGAATACGGGCAACAAAATGGAGCCTGCCGGCATCCCTACCGCTTACATGGTCATGAATAAAAAGACAGCTCATCCCGAGGAAACCTACGCGTTCCTCTCCTACTTCGTATCCAAGGAAGGCCAGCAGTTCCGTCTGAAAGGCGGCAATGCCGTACCTTCCGTATCCGGAGTCGATGATCTGGTTGTCGATAAAAACGCCCAGCCTGCTCACGCGCAATATTTCCTCGACGCTCGCGAAATCGGCTATGCGCTCTGGCCGTCGGAATCCGGCGTACCGGGTGCCTCGGACGTCGTCAAGGATAACTACGATCTGCTCCTGCTCGGGAAGCAGGACGCGAAGACGGCGCTGAGCAAGATGGCTGAAGGCGTGAATAAGAAAATCGCCGAAGCAAACGGCAAATAA
- a CDS encoding carbohydrate ABC transporter permease, which translates to MNPKRSNTIWGFVFIAPQLIGLLAFSLIPLIAAFVLSTLNWDGFGAAEFIGIDNFTYAFKNPDFQKAMTNTLYFALLTVPMGIFLALLTAVALNNVRMRVVYRLFFFMPVVTSSVAVAIVWMWLLNGDFGIINVLLKQIFGVQGPQWLTDLKLVLPSLAIVSIWKGIGFNMVLFLAGLQGISRDYYEASMIDGATKRQQFWRITLPLLSPTTLFVTIIAVIDSFKVFDTAFVMTSGGPAKASYTMVYHIYELAFKNFQFGKSSAAAVLLFVIILFFTLLQTHYSRKWVHYAD; encoded by the coding sequence ATGAATCCAAAACGATCGAATACGATATGGGGATTTGTCTTTATCGCGCCGCAGCTGATCGGCCTTCTAGCGTTCTCGCTCATCCCGCTCATTGCGGCCTTCGTGCTCAGCACGCTGAATTGGGACGGGTTTGGCGCGGCCGAATTCATCGGCATCGATAACTTCACGTACGCGTTCAAAAATCCCGATTTTCAAAAAGCGATGACGAATACGCTCTATTTCGCCTTATTAACGGTGCCTATGGGCATTTTCCTCGCCTTGCTGACGGCCGTCGCCCTGAATAATGTACGGATGCGCGTCGTCTATCGCCTGTTCTTCTTTATGCCCGTCGTGACGAGCTCCGTTGCGGTAGCCATCGTCTGGATGTGGTTGTTGAACGGGGATTTCGGCATCATTAACGTCCTGCTCAAACAAATCTTCGGCGTGCAGGGCCCCCAATGGCTGACCGACTTGAAGCTCGTTCTGCCGTCGCTCGCCATCGTAAGCATCTGGAAAGGCATCGGCTTCAATATGGTGCTATTCCTAGCGGGACTGCAGGGCATTTCCAGAGACTATTACGAGGCGTCGATGATCGACGGCGCGACGAAGAGACAGCAATTTTGGCGCATTACGCTGCCGCTCTTGTCGCCGACAACGCTGTTCGTGACCATCATTGCCGTGATCGATTCGTTTAAAGTGTTCGATACCGCTTTCGTCATGACGAGCGGCGGTCCCGCGAAAGCGAGCTACACGATGGTCTACCACATCTACGAGCTGGCCTTCAAAAACTTCCAATTCGGCAAAAGCTCGGCCGCTGCGGTCCTCCTGTTCGTCATCATTCTGTTCTTCACGCTGCTGCAAACGCATTACTCCCGCAAATGGGTCCATTACGCGGATTAA
- a CDS encoding SDR family oxidoreductase translates to MIQRKKLENRIALVTGASRLNGIGAAICRALAAEGANIFFTYWTNYDKTMPWSVEDQEPDRLRDELLSLGVQCEKLELDLSDGKAPAKLLDHVEKILGAPSILVNNATYSTESSYANLDAGTMDLHYYINVRGTALLSTDFARRFNLGRGGRIISLTSGQSQGAMPGEIAYVATKGAIDAFTVTLAAEVASKGITVNAVNPGPTDSGWMNEEIKQQLIGRFPMGRIGQPSDAARLIAFLAGDDAEWITGQVIHSEGGFIR, encoded by the coding sequence GTGATTCAACGGAAAAAGCTTGAAAACCGGATCGCGCTCGTCACGGGCGCATCGCGATTAAACGGAATCGGGGCGGCCATCTGCCGCGCGCTTGCGGCGGAAGGCGCGAATATTTTCTTTACCTACTGGACGAATTACGACAAAACGATGCCTTGGAGCGTTGAAGATCAAGAGCCGGACCGGCTAAGGGACGAACTGCTCAGCTTAGGCGTCCAATGCGAGAAGCTGGAGCTGGACTTATCCGATGGCAAAGCGCCTGCGAAGCTGCTGGATCATGTGGAAAAGATACTAGGCGCGCCATCGATTCTCGTGAATAATGCCACGTATTCCACGGAGTCCAGTTATGCGAATTTGGACGCGGGGACGATGGATTTGCATTATTACATCAATGTTCGCGGAACGGCCTTGTTAAGCACGGACTTTGCGCGCCGGTTTAATCTAGGGCGGGGAGGGCGAATCATCAGCCTCACGTCCGGGCAATCGCAAGGGGCGATGCCTGGAGAGATCGCGTACGTAGCGACGAAGGGAGCAATCGACGCCTTTACTGTCACATTAGCCGCGGAGGTGGCCTCCAAAGGCATTACCGTCAATGCCGTCAACCCGGGTCCAACGGATTCGGGGTGGATGAACGAAGAGATCAAGCAGCAGCTGATCGGCAGGTTTCCGATGGGCAGAATCGGGCAGCCGAGCGACGCGGCGCGGCTGATCGCATTTCTCGCCGGCGACGATGCCGAATGGATCACCGGGCAAGTGATTCATTCCGAAGGCGGGTTTATTCGCTAA
- a CDS encoding mannonate dehydratase, giving the protein MKLAEFFSSQPTQLWELAKQMNVNYAVGGLPWEEKTEKPWDLMPLIRMKQRYADHSLSLEVIESMPPSNHIKLGTAGRDEEIEQFQSFIRNMGAAGIPVLCYNFMAQFNWFRTSTTTKTRGGALVSSYDHSLMKDAPLTEAGIVSEELLWENLRYFMERIVPVAEEAKVRLALHPDDPPVTPIRGVSRILRSADALQRAIDLVPSPYNGITMCQGTMATAGEDIPSVIRRFAKQDKLFFVHFRDVRGTQEKFEETFHDDGKTNMLEAMKTYYEVGFSGPARPDHVPTMAGETNDNPGYELLGRLYGIGYINGLMEAASAG; this is encoded by the coding sequence ATGAAGCTCGCGGAATTTTTCTCGTCCCAGCCCACGCAGCTATGGGAGCTTGCGAAGCAAATGAACGTCAATTACGCGGTCGGCGGCCTGCCATGGGAAGAGAAGACCGAGAAGCCTTGGGACTTAATGCCGCTTATCCGCATGAAGCAGCGGTATGCCGATCACAGCTTGTCGCTGGAGGTCATCGAATCGATGCCACCGAGCAATCATATTAAGCTGGGCACTGCCGGAAGAGACGAGGAAATCGAGCAATTCCAGAGCTTCATCCGGAACATGGGCGCAGCCGGCATCCCGGTGCTCTGCTACAATTTCATGGCGCAGTTCAACTGGTTCCGCACGTCCACGACGACGAAGACGAGAGGCGGGGCGCTCGTCTCCAGCTACGATCACAGTCTCATGAAGGATGCTCCGCTTACGGAAGCGGGCATCGTGTCGGAGGAGCTGCTGTGGGAAAACCTTCGCTATTTCATGGAACGGATCGTCCCGGTAGCGGAAGAGGCGAAAGTACGACTCGCGCTTCATCCGGACGATCCGCCCGTAACCCCGATTCGCGGCGTCTCGCGCATTCTTCGCAGCGCGGATGCGCTGCAGCGCGCGATCGATTTAGTGCCGAGCCCGTATAACGGCATTACGATGTGCCAAGGAACGATGGCTACCGCGGGAGAGGACATCCCGTCCGTGATCCGCCGCTTCGCCAAGCAGGATAAGCTGTTCTTCGTCCACTTCCGCGACGTGCGCGGCACGCAGGAGAAGTTCGAAGAAACGTTCCATGACGACGGCAAAACCAATATGCTGGAAGCGATGAAAACGTACTATGAGGTCGGCTTCAGCGGGCCGGCGAGGCCGGACCACGTGCCGACGATGGCCGGCGAAACGAACGACAATCCGGGCTATGAGCTGCTGGGCAGACTTTATGGCATCGGGTATATCAACGGGTTGATGGAAGCCGCTTCGGCAGGGTAA
- a CDS encoding AraC family transcriptional regulator: protein MNMPSLHLCGDFVVRRGWKLDKRVLEQHELVFFPIGTGTIYRIADRAYIIDQPCWIVTRAGEAHSYQFSETSATRHQFIHFNVDESFGLELLSENGPDMIPIREGGFQAQLIRHLLEVSYLDKNGGRSSILLAALLHELNQLSQKQKETVAGSSYSPIVNKALAYLRKHLVDPVSVSDIAMHCKLSQEHLSRLFVREVGIPLRQMMTQMRLERAAYSLRHSTLSINEIAAQCGYSENHYFSRSFAAYFGITASAYRGKYADPSGNHVVYETSIDEKYPINTYIFVNP, encoded by the coding sequence ATGAATATGCCTTCGCTTCATCTTTGCGGGGACTTCGTTGTTAGGCGCGGCTGGAAGCTGGATAAACGCGTACTGGAACAGCACGAACTCGTTTTTTTTCCGATCGGCACGGGAACGATCTATCGCATCGCCGATCGGGCGTATATTATTGATCAGCCTTGTTGGATTGTTACGCGGGCTGGCGAGGCGCACAGCTACCAATTCAGCGAAACATCCGCCACCAGGCATCAGTTTATTCACTTTAACGTGGACGAGTCATTCGGTTTAGAGCTGTTAAGCGAGAATGGGCCGGATATGATTCCGATCCGGGAAGGCGGCTTCCAGGCGCAGCTTATCCGCCATCTGCTGGAGGTCTCCTATTTGGACAAAAACGGCGGCCGCAGCAGCATCCTGCTCGCCGCGCTCCTGCATGAGCTGAATCAGCTGAGCCAAAAACAAAAAGAAACCGTTGCCGGTTCCTCTTATTCCCCGATTGTGAACAAAGCGCTCGCCTATTTGCGGAAGCATCTGGTTGATCCTGTTTCGGTTTCGGACATCGCCATGCACTGCAAGCTGTCCCAGGAGCATTTATCGCGGTTGTTCGTGCGGGAAGTGGGCATCCCGCTGCGCCAAATGATGACGCAGATGAGGCTTGAACGCGCAGCGTACAGCTTGCGGCACAGCACGCTGAGCATTAACGAAATCGCCGCTCAGTGCGGCTACTCCGAGAATCATTATTTCTCCCGGTCCTTCGCCGCTTATTTCGGCATAACCGCTTCCGCTTACAGAGGCAAATACGCGGATCCGAGCGGCAATCACGTCGTGTACGAAACTAGCATCGATGAGAAATACCCCATCAATACGTACATTTTCGTTAACCCTTAA
- a CDS encoding ABC transporter permease subunit codes for MTKLTQYISIVIGILLFVLVFAMIPAVLKQSYMDGPLELRWSDGLTSLKDYAAGLSDGHTFRYLSGKTERSYLEQIGSSFMLTLSYMTVGAMLGITMGILLGIYFALTRSQWLKRLLETVSVLPDFVVVLLLQFLVIYIASETGLVLFETASISIEDPAVALPLISIILIPGAYMIRNVALHMSQTLTEDYISFAKARGLTKRYIIFFHALPNVLPFVKADLHKFMGILFGNLFIFEYLYNLNGVTLLVFSNAFAYEGYQYNLVVNGLVTLLLLYAVVFTLLRALIFGWEKVFAR; via the coding sequence ATGACAAAACTAACGCAATACATCTCGATCGTGATTGGCATTCTGTTGTTCGTGCTTGTGTTTGCCATGATTCCGGCTGTTCTGAAGCAAAGCTATATGGATGGGCCTCTTGAGCTTCGTTGGTCGGACGGGCTGACAAGCCTCAAAGATTATGCAGCAGGTTTGAGCGACGGCCATACGTTTCGCTATCTGTCCGGCAAGACGGAACGATCCTACTTGGAGCAGATTGGCAGCAGCTTCATGCTCACGCTTTCCTATATGACGGTCGGCGCCATGCTTGGCATCACGATGGGCATTTTGCTCGGCATTTATTTTGCGTTAACGCGCTCGCAATGGCTCAAACGTCTTCTGGAAACGGTGAGCGTGCTCCCGGATTTCGTTGTCGTTCTGCTGCTTCAATTTCTGGTCATCTATATCGCCTCCGAAACCGGTCTTGTCCTCTTCGAGACGGCGAGCATCTCGATCGAAGATCCGGCGGTCGCGCTCCCGTTAATTTCGATCATTCTCATTCCTGGCGCTTACATGATCCGCAATGTCGCGCTTCATATGAGTCAAACGCTGACCGAAGATTATATCAGTTTTGCGAAGGCGCGAGGGCTTACGAAACGCTATATTATTTTCTTTCACGCGCTGCCTAACGTACTGCCTTTCGTCAAAGCCGATTTGCATAAGTTCATGGGGATTCTGTTCGGAAATTTGTTCATTTTCGAATATTTGTATAACCTGAACGGAGTGACGCTGCTCGTATTTTCCAATGCCTTTGCCTATGAAGGCTACCAATACAACCTAGTCGTGAACGGCCTTGTCACGCTGCTGCTGCTGTACGCCGTGGTGTTTACGCTATTGAGAGCTTTGATTTTCGGGTGGGAGAAGGTGTTCGCGCGATGA
- a CDS encoding ABC transporter substrate-binding protein: MRGKRSASGLLLLSLALTLTMSACSSGGNGNGNANGQNAAGTENGANEPAKGNAEATTLSIMWWGPDARHEATKNALSIYTKQHANVTFKPEYMAWDAYWQKLPTLAASKSITDVLQMDAAFLQEYVARGQLEDLSDIDLSGIVDPKVIENLKIDGKLYGIPLSQNAAGIAFNKEELEKYGIPLPKQNWTYDEFFQWARDAKAKLPEGKFPIGDSGSWDAYNFYQTSMGKDPVMADEGKKFTLDKDLFMTYFKTYEEFRKAKIVPPAEQGAAFLENDPQADPMASGVVMTRGATTGSVSALEQLMPGKVGVVNMPTGPSGGGWAQSTIFLSVSANSKHKDEAKKFVQWFISDKEAGKALGLTRGIPINPEIYKELEPTLEQKDKLGKEIYDLSVDKALPFYSAAAGFTEWVDTFKKEMEAVSYGQQSIEDAYEKINKMGVDLAAKAASK; the protein is encoded by the coding sequence ATGAGAGGAAAAAGATCGGCAAGCGGTTTACTGCTATTGAGCTTGGCTTTGACGCTGACGATGTCGGCATGCAGCAGCGGGGGCAACGGGAACGGGAACGCAAACGGTCAAAACGCTGCAGGCACCGAAAATGGGGCCAATGAACCGGCGAAAGGCAACGCGGAGGCAACTACGCTTAGCATTATGTGGTGGGGGCCGGATGCGCGTCATGAGGCGACGAAGAACGCATTGTCGATCTATACGAAACAGCATGCCAACGTGACGTTCAAACCGGAATACATGGCTTGGGACGCTTACTGGCAGAAGCTCCCGACGCTTGCGGCATCGAAATCGATTACCGATGTGCTGCAAATGGATGCCGCGTTTCTTCAAGAATACGTAGCAAGAGGGCAGCTGGAGGATTTGTCCGATATTGATTTAAGCGGCATCGTCGATCCGAAGGTCATCGAAAACTTGAAAATCGACGGCAAATTGTACGGTATTCCTCTGAGTCAGAACGCGGCGGGAATCGCCTTCAACAAGGAGGAGCTCGAGAAGTACGGCATCCCGCTTCCGAAGCAGAACTGGACGTATGACGAGTTTTTCCAATGGGCTAGAGACGCGAAAGCCAAGCTGCCGGAAGGCAAATTTCCAATCGGCGATTCGGGCTCGTGGGATGCATACAATTTCTATCAGACCTCCATGGGCAAAGATCCGGTGATGGCCGACGAGGGCAAGAAGTTTACCCTCGACAAAGATCTATTCATGACCTACTTCAAAACGTACGAGGAATTCCGCAAAGCGAAAATCGTGCCGCCGGCCGAGCAAGGGGCCGCGTTCCTCGAAAACGACCCGCAGGCCGATCCGATGGCATCCGGCGTCGTCATGACGCGCGGCGCGACGACCGGCTCGGTCAGCGCGCTGGAGCAGCTGATGCCCGGCAAAGTCGGCGTCGTTAACATGCCGACCGGTCCGTCCGGCGGAGGCTGGGCGCAGTCGACGATCTTCCTGAGCGTCAGCGCGAACTCCAAGCATAAGGACGAAGCGAAAAAATTCGTGCAATGGTTCATCTCGGACAAAGAAGCCGGCAAAGCGTTGGGTCTGACGCGCGGCATTCCGATTAACCCGGAAATTTACAAAGAGCTGGAGCCGACGCTGGAGCAGAAGGACAAGCTGGGCAAAGAAATTTACGATCTGTCTGTCGATAAGGCGCTGCCGTTCTATTCGGCCGCGGCCGGTTTTACGGAGTGGGTGGATACGTTTAAGAAGGAAATGGAGGCCGTTTCGTACGGTCAGCAGTCGATTGAGGACGCTTATGAAAAAATCAACAAAATGGGCGTGGATTTGGCGGCGAAAGCGGCGTCTAAATAA
- a CDS encoding carbohydrate ABC transporter permease has translation MPTLRSKMSNHLFLSVFSLLMLYPVIWWIGASLKKAEELRLPTIWPSVPMWENYSKGWHFSSEYSFAHFFGNTLLMELGNVGGGVLTAALVAYGFGRLQFKLRGFWFSILLLTMMLPGQVTVVPQYILFNKLGWVDSYIPLVLPHFFGGGAFFIFLLVQFIRGIPRDLDEAAKIDGSSVYGIFFRIILPLIKPALVTVAIFTFIWSWDDFFAQVLYISSIDKFTVGLALRMFIDQFDIQWGQLLAMSFLSIMPSVIIFLVAQKYFVEGIATTGLKG, from the coding sequence ATGCCGACGCTGCGAAGCAAAATGTCCAATCACTTGTTTCTGTCCGTCTTCTCGCTCTTGATGCTCTACCCGGTCATCTGGTGGATCGGCGCTTCCTTGAAGAAAGCGGAGGAGCTGCGGTTGCCGACGATATGGCCCTCGGTCCCGATGTGGGAAAATTACAGCAAGGGCTGGCATTTCTCGTCCGAATACAGCTTCGCTCATTTCTTCGGCAACACGCTGCTCATGGAGCTCGGCAATGTGGGCGGGGGCGTGCTGACGGCCGCTCTCGTGGCCTATGGCTTCGGAAGGCTTCAATTCAAGCTTCGCGGCTTCTGGTTTTCGATTCTGCTGCTTACGATGATGCTGCCTGGCCAAGTCACCGTGGTGCCGCAGTACATACTGTTCAACAAGCTCGGCTGGGTGGACAGCTACATTCCGCTCGTCCTGCCGCATTTCTTCGGCGGCGGCGCCTTCTTCATCTTCCTGCTCGTCCAATTTATCCGCGGCATTCCGCGCGATTTGGACGAAGCGGCCAAGATCGACGGCAGCTCGGTGTACGGCATTTTCTTTCGCATTATTTTGCCGCTGATCAAGCCTGCCCTCGTGACGGTAGCGATCTTCACCTTCATCTGGAGCTGGGACGACTTCTTCGCGCAGGTTCTGTACATCAGCTCCATCGACAAGTTCACGGTAGGTCTGGCGCTTCGCATGTTTATCGACCAGTTTGACATCCAGTGGGGACAATTGCTCGCGATGTCCTTCTTGTCGATCATGCCGTCCGTCATCATCTTCTTAGTTGCGCAGAAGTATTTCGTGGAAGGTATCGCGACGACCGGTTTGAAAGGGTAA